In a genomic window of Spodoptera frugiperda isolate SF20-4 chromosome 18, AGI-APGP_CSIRO_Sfru_2.0, whole genome shotgun sequence:
- the LOC118277898 gene encoding UDP-glucosyltransferase 2 isoform X1, whose amino-acid sequence MKWVLLLSLIYYLSDVEGLKVLVCYPLPMKSISILGQAAVRHLIEAGHDVTYITVYPLNIKAKNLRQIDISSNTALLANDETMTMGYFLHNKLERNHPYQLQKIALEAARMTLNHENVKKLLEDPNERFDVIIADLIESEVYAGFSVLYNCPMVWLYSMGAHWQVLRLIDVASNPAYDPDYLSPNMPPFTFAQRVEELWSRIYWQYLKTFYTQPEERKIYEAVFGPLVAKRGRTLPDYEDVIFNASLILANEHDATLNRASTPQNFKYIGGCHIEEPVKPLPKDLQDLIDNSKNGVIYFSMGSVLQSKSLPKELVTELLQMFGEFKQTVIWKFEDNSLVNVPKNVRIVNWAPQQSILAHPNVRMFISHGGQLSSLETIHFGKPIIGVPVFFDQYTNIYKAVQNGYALKVPFSQNLPKDLKPAINLMLTDDRYANKAKELSALYHDRLTAPGAVFLHWVEYVVRTRGAHHLRSPARHVPLYQRLYLDLIALILTIVSVLIYILSKICKKKHVKRNDQKKRN is encoded by the exons ATGAAGTGGGTGTTATTATTAAGTCTGATATATTATCTAAGTGATGTGGAAGGTTTAAAAGTGTTGGTATGTTACCCTTTACCCATGAAGAGTATAAGCATTTTGGGACAAGCAGCAGTCAGGCATCTGATTGAAGCTGGACATgat gTAACATACATAACAGTGTATCCACTGAACATAAAAGCGAAAAATCTCCGTCAAATTGATATCAGCAGCAACACTGCTCTGTTGGCCA ATGACGAAACAATGACAATGGGATACTTTCTCCATAATAAACTAGAAAGAAACCATCCATATCAGCTTCAAAAAATAGCTCTAGAAGCTGCTAGAATGACTCTTAACCACGAAAACGTGAAGAAACTCCTGGAAGACCCGAATGAGCGTTTTGACGTTATCATTGCCGACTTGATTGAATCAGAAGTGTACGCTGG ATTTTCCGTTTTATACAACTGTCCCATGGTATGGCTCTACTCTATGGGGGCGCATTGGCAAGTACTGCGACTGATAGACGTGGCTTCGAACCCTGCTTACGACCCGGACTACTTATCACCAAACATGCCTCCATTCACATTCGCACAAAGAGTGGAAGAACTGTGGTCGAGGATTTATTGGCAATACCTTAAAAC ATTCTACACGCAACCTGAGGAGCGCAAAATATACGAGGCAGTCTTTGGTCCTCTAGTAGCAAAACGTGGAAGAACGCTACCAGATTATGAAGATGTCATATTTAATGCGTCACTAATACTCGCGAATGAGCATGACGCTACACTCAACCGAGCGAGTACACCACAGAACTTTAAGTACATCGGTGGGTGCCATATTGAGGAACCTGTAAAGCCACTGCCAAAG GATCTCCAAGACCTTATAGATAATTCGAAGAATGGCGTCATATATTTCAGTATGGGATCGGTTCTACAAAGCAAGTCTTTACCAAAGGAACTAGTCACGGAATTACTTCAGATGTTTGGCGAATTCAAACAAACAGTTATTTGGAAATTCGAGGATAATAGCTTAGTTAATGTTCCAAAGAATGTACGAATCGTGAACTGGGCTCCACAGCAAAGTATTTTag CTCATCCCAACGTCAGAATGTTCATCTCACATGGAGGTCAACTATCTTCTTTAGAAACCATCCACTTTGGAAAGCCTATCATTGGAGTACCAGTATTCTTCGACCAGTACACCAATATCTATAAGGCAGTTCAAAATGGATATGCTCTCAAAGTTCCGTTTTCCCAAAATTTGCCAAAAGACTTGAAACCTGCCATTAATTTGATGTTAACTGATGATCg ttacgCCAATAAAGCCAAAGAGCTGTCTGCTCTTTACCACGATCGTTTGACTGCACCTGGTGCAGTTTTTCTGCATTGGGTGGAATACGTAGTGCGCACACGCGGTGCTCATCACCTGCGCTCTCCAGCACGCCACGTACCTTTATACCAACGTCTTTATCTCGATCTCATAGCTTTAATCTTGACTATTGTGTCTGTACTGATTTATATTCTAAGTAAAATATGCAAAAAGAAACATGTTAAAAGAAATGATCAGAAGAAAAgaaattga
- the LOC118277895 gene encoding UDP-glucosyltransferase 2-like: MRLPLLLCLLYYFLCDVDGLKILVCFPLPVKSLSILGEGVVRNLLVAGHEVTYITVYPLKNPPKKNFRQIDISSNTAFVAGDHMPSIEFILNNKVEKTPSRDIQLFGQEAARMTLNHENVTKLLEDPNEHFDVILSDLLETELYSGFAVVYECPMIWVYSMGAHWQVLRMIDVAPSPAYDTDYLSSNTIPLSFAERVDELWTRIQWQFYKTFFTQPEERRIYEAVFGAALAKRGRALPDYEEVIYNASLIFANEHDAVRNRPSTPQNFKYIGGIHVEEPVKPLPKDLQDLIDNSKHGVIYFSMGSFLQSKTLPRKLITELLQMFGEFKQTVIWKFEDNSLVDVPKNVQIVNWAPQQSILAHPNVKMFLTHGGLFSSIEAIHFGVPTIGIPALFDQITNVNKAVLNGYALKVELSHDLAKDLKAAIGTMLSDDRYTKKVKELSALYHDRLTKPGPALVYWVEHVVRTRGAPHLRSPALHVPLYQRLYLDLLAIILTTTFAFVLLLRRLCKKSNATKYDQKKTN; this comes from the exons ATGAGGTTGCCACTGTTATTgtgtttgttatattattttttatgtgacgTAGATGGTCTAAAAATATTGGTTTGTTTTCCTTTGCCTGTGAAGAGTTTAAGCATTTTGGGAGAAGGTGTGGTTAGAAATTTATTGGTAGCTGGACATGAG GTGACGTACATAACAGTGTATCCTCTAAAAAATCCACCAAAGAAGAATTTCCGTCAAATTGATATCAGCAGCAACACTGCTTTTGTTGCAG GTGATCACATGCCGTCAATAGAATTCATCCTAAACAACAAAGTTGAGAAGACTCCATCTCGTGATATTCAATTGTTCGGTCAAGAAGCTGCCAGAATGACCCTCAACCACGAAAATGTGACGAAACTTCTCGAAGATCCGAATGAACACTTCGATGTTATTCTGAGTGACCTATTAGAAACTGAATTGTATAGTGG CTTTGCAGTTGTATACGAATGTCCTATGATATGGGTATACTCTATGGGGGCACATTGGCAAGTACTAAGGATGATAGATGTTGCTCCGAGCCCTGCTTACGACACAGACTACTTATCTTCAAACACAATTCCATTATCGTTTGCAGAAAGGGTTGATGAACTATGGACACGGATTCAATGGCAATTTTATAAAAc TTTTTTCACTCAACCTGAGGAACGTAGAATTTACGAAGCAGTTTTTGGTGCAGCGCTAGCCAAACGTGGAAGAGCGCTTCCAGATTATGAAGAAGTCATTTACAATGCTTCACTGATATTTGCTAATGAACATGACGCTGTACGCAATCGACCAAGTACTCCACAGAACTTTAAGTACATCGGTGGAATTCATGTTGAGGAACCCGTAAAACCACTGCCAAAG gATCTCCAAGACCTTATAGACAATTCGAAGCATGGCGTCATATATTTCAGTATGGGATCATTTTTACAAAGCAAGACTTTGCCAAGGAAATTGATCACGGAATTACTCCAGATGTTTGGCGAATTTAAACAAACAGTTATTTGGAAATTTGAAGATAATAGCTTGGTAGATGTCCCGAAGAACGTTCAAATTGTAAATTGGGCTCCACAGCAAAGTATTTTAG CTCATCCAAATGTTAAAATGTTCCTCACACACGGCGGCCTGTTTTCATCAATAGAAGCTATTCACTTCGGAGTACCGACCATAGGAATACCAGCACTCTTCGATCAGATCACGAATGTCAATAAAGCGGTACTAAATGGGTATGCTCTGAAAGTGGAATTGTCCCACGATTTGGCTAAAGACCTGAAAGCTGCCATTGGTACTATGTTAAGTGATGATCG TTACACCAAGAAAGTCAAAGAGCTGTCTGCCCTCTACCACGATCGTTTGACGAAGCCAGGTCCGGCTCTCGTGTACTGGGTGGAACACGTAGTGCGCACACGGGGTGCCCCTCACCTGCGCTCTCCAGCACTCCACGTACCTTTATACCAACGACTTTATCTCGATCTCTTAGCAATAATCCTGACTACTACATTTGCTTTCGTTCTCTTACTGAGAAGACTGTGCAAGAAGAGTAATGCAACAAAATATGATCAGAAGAAAACTAATTGA
- the LOC118277896 gene encoding UDP-glucosyltransferase 2 produces MKWLILLSLIYYLSDVEGLKVLVCFPLPVKSLSILGQGAVRHLMEAGHDVTYITVYPLKLQAKNFRQIDISSNVALVAKDETLTMGYVLNHKLERNHPYQIQEFAQEAVRMTLNHENVKKLLEDPNVHFDVIITDLMESEVYTGLAVLYNCPMVWLYSMGAHWQVLRMIDVASNPAYDPDYLSPNMPPFTFAQRVEELWSRIYWQYLKTFYTQPEERRIYEAVFGPLMAKRGRALPDYEDVMYNASLVFANEHDATRNRLSTPQNFKYIGGFHIEEPVKPLPKDLQELIDNSKHGVIYFSMGSFLKSNSLPRKLVMELLQMFGELKQTVIWKFEDNSLQDVPKNVHIVNWAPQPSILAHPNVRMFISHGGQLSSLEAIHFGKPVIGVPVFFDQFTNIFKAERNGYALRVPLSHNLPKDLKPAITTMLTDDRYAKKAKELSALYHDRLTKPGPALVYWVEHVVRTRGAPHLRSPALHVPLYQRLYLDLLAIILTIVSTFMLLLMKICKKKTNVKRNDRKKTN; encoded by the exons ATGAAGTGGTTAATACTATTAAGTCTGATATATTATCTAAGTGATGTGGAAGGTTTAAAAGTGTTGGTATGTTTCCCTTTACCCGTGAAGAGTTTAAGTATTTTGGGACAAGGAGCAGTCAGGCATCTGATGGAAGCTGGTCATGAT gTAACATATATAACAGTGTATCCACTGAAATTGCAAGCGAAAAATTTTCGTCAAATTGATATCAGCAGCAACGTTGCCCTAGTTGCAA AGGATGAAACCTTGACAATGGGTTACGTTCTTAATCATAAACTGGAAAGAAACCATCCATATCAGATTCAAGAGTTTGCACAAGAAGCCGTAAGAATGACACTTAACCATGAAAACGTGAAAAAGCTTTTGGAAGACCCAAATGTCCATTTCGACGTTATCATTACGGACTTGATGGAATCAGAAGTGTATACTGG ATTGGCGGTTTTATACAACTGTCCCATGGTATGGCTCTACTCGATGGGGGCGCATTGGCAAGTACTGCGAATGATAGACGTGGCTTCGAACCCTGCTTACGACCCGGACTACTTATCACCAAACATGCCTCCATTCACATTCGCACAAAGAGTGGAAGAACTGTGGTCGAGGATTTATTGGCAATACCTTAAAAC ATTCTACACCCAACCTGAGGAGCGTAGGATCTACGAGGCGGTCTTTGGCCCTCTGATGGCTAAACGTGGAAGAGCGCTTCCAGATTATGAAGATGTCATGTACAATGCTTCACTGGTATTTGCGAATGAACATGACGCGACACGCAACCGCTTGAGTACTCCACAGAACTTCAAGTATATCGGTGGATTCCATATTGAGGAACCGGTGAAGCCACTGCCAAAG GATCTTCAAGAGCTCATAGACAATTCAAAACATGGCGTCATATATTTCAGTATGGGTTCATTTTTGAAAAGTAATTCTTTGCCAAGGAAACTGGTCATGGAATTACTTCAGATGTTCGGAGAATTGAAACAAACAGTTATTTGGAAATTCGAGGATAATAGTTTGCAAGATGTCCCGAAGAACGTTCATATTGTAAATTGGGCTCCACAACCGAGTATTTTAG CTCATCCGAACGTCAGAATGTTCATCTCACACGGAGGTCAGCTCTCTTCTTTAGAAGCCATCCACTTTGGAAAGCCTGTCATTGGAGTACCAGTATTCTTCGACCAGTTCaccaatatttttaaagcagAACGAAATGGATATGCTCTAAGAGTGCCATTGTCCCATAATTTGCCAAAAGACTTGAAACCTGCCATTACTACGATGTTAACTGATGATCG ttatgcCAAGAAAGCCAAAGAGCTGTCGGCCCTCTACCACGATCGTTTGACGAAGCCAGGTCCGGCTCTCGTGTACTGGGTGGAACACGTAGTGCGCACACGGGGTGCCCCTCACCTGCGCTCTCCAGCACTCCACGTACCTTTATACCAACGACTTTACCTCGATCTCTTAGCAATAATCCTTACTATAGTATCTACGTTTATGTTACTGCTAATGAAAATATGCAAAAAGAAAActaatgtaaaaagaaatgatcgcaaaaaaactaattga
- the LOC118277897 gene encoding UDP-glucosyltransferase 2-like: protein MSYVTRNVYDKKCFTDAQILSLAYILENKLENSSPHDIQLFSQEIARNTFNHENVTKLFEDPNENFDVVIADLLETELYSGLAVLYNCPMIWIHSMGANWQVLKMIDVATNPAYDPNYLSSNISPLSFAQRVQELWTRVQWQFFKTFFTQPEERKIYKAVFGPLLTKRGRTLPDYEDIIYNASLVFANEHGAAHNIPSTPQNFKFIGGIHIEEPVKPLPNDIQCLIHTRNSKNGVIYFSMGSFLKSNSMPTNLTKEILQIFGELKQTVIWKFEDNNLRGIPNNVHILNWAPQRSILAHPNVKIFITHGGLFSSIEAIHFGVPIIGIPVRFDQNTNVNKAVLNGYASKVALSYDLPKDLKAAINFMLNDDCYNKKAKELSSIYHDRLMKPGPALVYWVEHVVRTRGAPHLRSPALHVPLYQRLYLDLLAIILIATSTLIFLICRLYERYLFISKNKKEKSCYQKKIR from the exons ATGAG CTACGTCACCAGAAATgtatatgataaaaaatgttttacagaTGCTCAAATACTATCATTAGCTTATATTCTGGAGAATAAACTGGAAAATAGTTCACCACATGATATTCAATTATTTAGTCAAGAAATTGCAAGAAATACATTCAACCATGAAAACGTGACAAAGCTGTTTGAAGATCCAAATGAAAACTTCGATGTTGTTATAGCCGATTTACTAGAAACTGAATTATATTCTGG ATTAGCAGTTTTATACAATTGCCCTATGATATGGATCCACTCAATGGGGGCAAATTGGCAAGTACTGAAAATGATAGACGTTGCTACGAACCCTGCTTATGACCCAAACTACTTATCATCAAACATAAGTCCACTGTCGTTTGCACAAAGAGTCCAAGAATTATGGACACGAGTCCAGTGGCAATTTTTCAAAAC ATTCTTCACTCAACCAGAGGAACGCAAGATTTACAAAGCAGTCTTTGGTCCTCTCCTAACTAAACGTGGAAGGACGCTTCCAGATTATGAAGATATTATATACAATGCTTCATTGGTATTTGCAAATGAACATGGAGCTGCACATAATATACCAAGTACTCCACAAAACTTTAAATTCATTGGTGGAATCCATATTGAGGAACCTGTGAAGCCACTGCCAAAT GATATCCAGTGCCTTATACATACTCGTAACTCGAAGAATGGCGTCATATACTTCAGCATGGGATCATTTCTGAAAAGCAATTCTATGCCAACCAATTTAACTAAGGAAATTCTTCAAATATTCGGGGAACTTAAACAAACCGTTATTTGGAAGTTCGAAGATAACAATTTACGAGGAATCCCAAATAATGTTCATATTTTAAATTGGGCTCCACAACGAAGTATTTTAG CTCATCcaaatgtcaaaatattcatCACGCATGGAGGTCTATTCTCTTCTATAGAAGCCATCCACTTTGGAGTACCGATCATAGGAATACCAGTACGTTTCGATCAGAACACGAATGTCAATAAGGCAGTACTAAATGGATACGCTTCGAAAGTGGCATTGTCTTATGATCTTCCGAAAGACTTGAAGGctgcaattaattttatgttaaatgatGATTG CTACAATAAGAAAGCCAAGGAACTCTCCTCTATCTACCACGATCGTTTAATGAAGCCAGGACCGGCTCTGGTGTACTGGGTGGAACACGTAGTGCGCACACGGGGTGCCCCTCACCTGCGCTCTCCAGCACTCCACGTACCTTTATACCAACGACTTTATCTCGATCTCTTAGCAATAATCCTGATTGCAACTTCTACATTAATCTTTTTAATATGTAGACTCTATGAACGATAtctatttatatctaaaaacaaaaaggaGAAATCATGTTATCAGAAGAAAATTAGATGA
- the LOC118278231 gene encoding UDP-glucosyltransferase 2 produces the protein MKHKIITSICILSLLISSEALRILVCYPMTSKSHSILGYGIVNRLLEAGHEVVHITSFPNGKVVPNLTEIDVSSIADVFKKDADGVEAFKLKNLIGKGNFGDSALFLYYVYTIHRNFLEEPSVVKLFSDPKEKFDAVVLEWFFNEMNAGIPALFNCPLIWVCSTEPHWQSMRVMDGITNPAYTLDIFTHNKLPLNFWQRAEGLWKVVKKAAQVLILNQFEKRAYYSIYPEIAAKRGVSMPSYEEAVYNGSFMLINAHPSIGGAIKLPQNSANIAGYHIDKLKPLPKDLQKIMDEAKHGVIYFSLGSIVQSDGMSEQMQKSLLNMFSKYKQTVIWKFESDMKDNVPANVHLVKWAPQQSILAHPNLKLFITHGGQLSTSEAIHYGIPLVGIPVMADQVLNMISVENKGFGVKVTLSEDMIPELDAAVRKVLTDDAYRKKAKEISDLFHDRVMTPGAAVPYWIEYVVRTHGARHLRSPAVDVPLYQKLYLDLAAFIAVVVIVLKKAVKYLMKKRNNKKEKSH, from the exons ATGAAGCACAAAATAATCACCAGTATTTGTATACTAAGTCTATTAATATCAAGCGAGGCTCTACGGATTCTAGTATGTTATCCTATGACGTCCAAGAGCCACAGTATCTTAGGCTATGGTATCGTCAATCGACTGCTGGAAGCTGGACATGAG GTAGTTCATATAACATCATTTCCTAATGGCAAAGTGGTACCAAACCTCACTGAAATCGATGTATCATCTATAGCAGATGTATTCAAGAAAGATGCCGATGGAG TTGAAGCATTCAAATTGAAAAACTTAATCGGAAAGGGCAACTTTGGGGACTCCGCTCTGTTTTTGTATTACgtttatacaatacatagaaACTTTTTGGAAGAGCCCAGTGTTGTGAAATTGTTCAGTGACCCCAAAGAGAAGTTTGACGCTGTTGTTCTGGAGTGGTTCTTCAATGAAATGAATGCTGG AATTCCAGCGCTGTTCAACTGTCCTCTAATCTGGGTATGTTCGACGGAGCCTCACTGGCAATCCATGAGAGTGATGGATGGGATCACTAACCCAGCCTACACTCTAGACATATTCACACACAACAAGCTGCCCTTGAACTTCTGGCAACGTGCTGAAGGATTGTGGAAGGTTGTGAAGAAAGCTGCCCAGGT GCTAATTCTCAACCAGTTTGAAAAACGGGCGTACTATTCTATATACCCTGAGATCGCGGCCAAGCGAGGTGTGTCAATGCCTTCATATGAAGAGGCGGTATACAATGGATCCTTCATGCTGATTAACGCTCATCCGTCCATTGGAGGAGCCATAAAGCTCCCTCAAAATTCAGCAAACATCGCTGGTTACCACATAGATAAACTGAAACCTTTACCGAAG GATCTGCAAAAAATAATGGACGAAGCGAAACACGGCGTCATTTACTTCAGCTTGGGATCTATCGTCCAAAGCGATGGCATGTCTGAACAGATGCAGAAATCTCTTCTGAATATGTTCAGTAAATATAAGCAGACTGTCATCTGGAAGTTCGAGAGTGACATGAAGGACAATGTACCTGCTAACGTTCATCTTGTGAAATGGGCTCCACAGCAGAGTATATTAG CCCATCCTAACCTCAAACTGTTCATCACACATGGCGGTCAGCTATCCACATCAGAAGCCATACATTACGGAATACCTTTAGTTGGTATCCCAGTGATGGCTGACCAAGTCCTCAACATGATTTCCGTGGAGAACAAGGGCTTTGGAGTCAAGGTCACCTTATCTGAAGACATGATACCAGAACTTGATGCAGCTGTCAGAAAAGTACTGACTGATGACGC ATACAGAAAAAAAGCCAAAGAAATATCAGACCTGTTCCATGACCGTGTGATGACACCAGGCGCTGCTGTGCCATATTGGATAGAATACGTTGTGCGGACGCATGGTGCTCGCCATCTCCGATCCCCTGCAGTCGATGTCCCACTGTATCAAAAGCTTTACTTAGATCTAGCAGCATTCATAGCTGTAGTTGTAATTGTACTCAAAAAGGCtgtgaaatatttaatgaagaagagaaataataaaaaagagaaGAGTCATTGA
- the LOC118277898 gene encoding UDP-glucosyltransferase 2 isoform X2: MDRQLLDDVTYITVYPLNIKAKNLRQIDISSNTALLANDETMTMGYFLHNKLERNHPYQLQKIALEAARMTLNHENVKKLLEDPNERFDVIIADLIESEVYAGFSVLYNCPMVWLYSMGAHWQVLRLIDVASNPAYDPDYLSPNMPPFTFAQRVEELWSRIYWQYLKTFYTQPEERKIYEAVFGPLVAKRGRTLPDYEDVIFNASLILANEHDATLNRASTPQNFKYIGGCHIEEPVKPLPKDLQDLIDNSKNGVIYFSMGSVLQSKSLPKELVTELLQMFGEFKQTVIWKFEDNSLVNVPKNVRIVNWAPQQSILAHPNVRMFISHGGQLSSLETIHFGKPIIGVPVFFDQYTNIYKAVQNGYALKVPFSQNLPKDLKPAINLMLTDDRYANKAKELSALYHDRLTAPGAVFLHWVEYVVRTRGAHHLRSPARHVPLYQRLYLDLIALILTIVSVLIYILSKICKKKHVKRNDQKKRN; this comes from the exons atggaccgccaattgctagaTGAT gTAACATACATAACAGTGTATCCACTGAACATAAAAGCGAAAAATCTCCGTCAAATTGATATCAGCAGCAACACTGCTCTGTTGGCCA ATGACGAAACAATGACAATGGGATACTTTCTCCATAATAAACTAGAAAGAAACCATCCATATCAGCTTCAAAAAATAGCTCTAGAAGCTGCTAGAATGACTCTTAACCACGAAAACGTGAAGAAACTCCTGGAAGACCCGAATGAGCGTTTTGACGTTATCATTGCCGACTTGATTGAATCAGAAGTGTACGCTGG ATTTTCCGTTTTATACAACTGTCCCATGGTATGGCTCTACTCTATGGGGGCGCATTGGCAAGTACTGCGACTGATAGACGTGGCTTCGAACCCTGCTTACGACCCGGACTACTTATCACCAAACATGCCTCCATTCACATTCGCACAAAGAGTGGAAGAACTGTGGTCGAGGATTTATTGGCAATACCTTAAAAC ATTCTACACGCAACCTGAGGAGCGCAAAATATACGAGGCAGTCTTTGGTCCTCTAGTAGCAAAACGTGGAAGAACGCTACCAGATTATGAAGATGTCATATTTAATGCGTCACTAATACTCGCGAATGAGCATGACGCTACACTCAACCGAGCGAGTACACCACAGAACTTTAAGTACATCGGTGGGTGCCATATTGAGGAACCTGTAAAGCCACTGCCAAAG GATCTCCAAGACCTTATAGATAATTCGAAGAATGGCGTCATATATTTCAGTATGGGATCGGTTCTACAAAGCAAGTCTTTACCAAAGGAACTAGTCACGGAATTACTTCAGATGTTTGGCGAATTCAAACAAACAGTTATTTGGAAATTCGAGGATAATAGCTTAGTTAATGTTCCAAAGAATGTACGAATCGTGAACTGGGCTCCACAGCAAAGTATTTTag CTCATCCCAACGTCAGAATGTTCATCTCACATGGAGGTCAACTATCTTCTTTAGAAACCATCCACTTTGGAAAGCCTATCATTGGAGTACCAGTATTCTTCGACCAGTACACCAATATCTATAAGGCAGTTCAAAATGGATATGCTCTCAAAGTTCCGTTTTCCCAAAATTTGCCAAAAGACTTGAAACCTGCCATTAATTTGATGTTAACTGATGATCg ttacgCCAATAAAGCCAAAGAGCTGTCTGCTCTTTACCACGATCGTTTGACTGCACCTGGTGCAGTTTTTCTGCATTGGGTGGAATACGTAGTGCGCACACGCGGTGCTCATCACCTGCGCTCTCCAGCACGCCACGTACCTTTATACCAACGTCTTTATCTCGATCTCATAGCTTTAATCTTGACTATTGTGTCTGTACTGATTTATATTCTAAGTAAAATATGCAAAAAGAAACATGTTAAAAGAAATGATCAGAAGAAAAgaaattga
- the LOC118277898 gene encoding UDP-glucosyltransferase 2 isoform X3, with product MTMGYFLHNKLERNHPYQLQKIALEAARMTLNHENVKKLLEDPNERFDVIIADLIESEVYAGFSVLYNCPMVWLYSMGAHWQVLRLIDVASNPAYDPDYLSPNMPPFTFAQRVEELWSRIYWQYLKTFYTQPEERKIYEAVFGPLVAKRGRTLPDYEDVIFNASLILANEHDATLNRASTPQNFKYIGGCHIEEPVKPLPKDLQDLIDNSKNGVIYFSMGSVLQSKSLPKELVTELLQMFGEFKQTVIWKFEDNSLVNVPKNVRIVNWAPQQSILAHPNVRMFISHGGQLSSLETIHFGKPIIGVPVFFDQYTNIYKAVQNGYALKVPFSQNLPKDLKPAINLMLTDDRYANKAKELSALYHDRLTAPGAVFLHWVEYVVRTRGAHHLRSPARHVPLYQRLYLDLIALILTIVSVLIYILSKICKKKHVKRNDQKKRN from the exons ATGACAATGGGATACTTTCTCCATAATAAACTAGAAAGAAACCATCCATATCAGCTTCAAAAAATAGCTCTAGAAGCTGCTAGAATGACTCTTAACCACGAAAACGTGAAGAAACTCCTGGAAGACCCGAATGAGCGTTTTGACGTTATCATTGCCGACTTGATTGAATCAGAAGTGTACGCTGG ATTTTCCGTTTTATACAACTGTCCCATGGTATGGCTCTACTCTATGGGGGCGCATTGGCAAGTACTGCGACTGATAGACGTGGCTTCGAACCCTGCTTACGACCCGGACTACTTATCACCAAACATGCCTCCATTCACATTCGCACAAAGAGTGGAAGAACTGTGGTCGAGGATTTATTGGCAATACCTTAAAAC ATTCTACACGCAACCTGAGGAGCGCAAAATATACGAGGCAGTCTTTGGTCCTCTAGTAGCAAAACGTGGAAGAACGCTACCAGATTATGAAGATGTCATATTTAATGCGTCACTAATACTCGCGAATGAGCATGACGCTACACTCAACCGAGCGAGTACACCACAGAACTTTAAGTACATCGGTGGGTGCCATATTGAGGAACCTGTAAAGCCACTGCCAAAG GATCTCCAAGACCTTATAGATAATTCGAAGAATGGCGTCATATATTTCAGTATGGGATCGGTTCTACAAAGCAAGTCTTTACCAAAGGAACTAGTCACGGAATTACTTCAGATGTTTGGCGAATTCAAACAAACAGTTATTTGGAAATTCGAGGATAATAGCTTAGTTAATGTTCCAAAGAATGTACGAATCGTGAACTGGGCTCCACAGCAAAGTATTTTag CTCATCCCAACGTCAGAATGTTCATCTCACATGGAGGTCAACTATCTTCTTTAGAAACCATCCACTTTGGAAAGCCTATCATTGGAGTACCAGTATTCTTCGACCAGTACACCAATATCTATAAGGCAGTTCAAAATGGATATGCTCTCAAAGTTCCGTTTTCCCAAAATTTGCCAAAAGACTTGAAACCTGCCATTAATTTGATGTTAACTGATGATCg ttacgCCAATAAAGCCAAAGAGCTGTCTGCTCTTTACCACGATCGTTTGACTGCACCTGGTGCAGTTTTTCTGCATTGGGTGGAATACGTAGTGCGCACACGCGGTGCTCATCACCTGCGCTCTCCAGCACGCCACGTACCTTTATACCAACGTCTTTATCTCGATCTCATAGCTTTAATCTTGACTATTGTGTCTGTACTGATTTATATTCTAAGTAAAATATGCAAAAAGAAACATGTTAAAAGAAATGATCAGAAGAAAAgaaattga